From Alteromonas sp. BL110:
CATAGACGCGATTGGCCACAAAGCACGTATATTTCCCGTAGGTAGGTTGGATAAGCCTTCCGAAGGACTCATCATACTCACTAGCGATGGCGATATCGTTAATAAAATATTACGCGCTGAAAATGCGCACGACAAAGAATACGAAGTAACGGTTAACCAACCAATTAGTGAGCGGTTTGTAAAGCGTATGGCCCGTGGCGTCCCAATTTTGGGCACGGTGACAAAACCTTGTGTGGTTAAACCGACTGGCAAAAACACATTCACTATTATTCTTACCCAAGGGCTTAATCGTCAGATACGCAGGATGTGTGAGTTTTTGGGCTACGAGGTCACCAAACTAAAACGAACACGCATTATGCATTTAGAACTCGGGTCGTTAAAGCCAGGACAATGGCGTAACTTAACGGAGCGCGAATTAAAGACTATGCAAAATGCCGTTCGCTCATCAACTAAGACCGCAGAGAAAGAAGAGTTGCGTAAATAAGTGAAACTACTACATTTAGTAGTAGTCTCTAATTTAGCCTTATTACGCCTTGAAACACGGACATTATCATTTTTTCTCAGTAGCAGACTTTC
This genomic window contains:
- the rluF gene encoding 23S rRNA pseudouridine(2604) synthase RluF, which encodes MSDQAPKRLNKYISDTGLCSRREADKLIEQKRVTVNNKPPELGTKIGVGDIVKVDGKVVGAVAKDKSDRVYIVYNKPIGITCTTERHVKGNIIDAIGHKARIFPVGRLDKPSEGLIILTSDGDIVNKILRAENAHDKEYEVTVNQPISERFVKRMARGVPILGTVTKPCVVKPTGKNTFTIILTQGLNRQIRRMCEFLGYEVTKLKRTRIMHLELGSLKPGQWRNLTERELKTMQNAVRSSTKTAEKEELRK